A single window of Thalassomonas viridans DNA harbors:
- a CDS encoding low molecular weight protein-tyrosine-phosphatase: MNYNEIKSVLFVCMGNICRSPSAEAVFKHKIRTLGKSLVVDSAGTVGAHAREKPDQRAQKAGKLRGYSFDKMRARKVTEQDFENFDLVLAMDKQNVAALERMAPRHLHHKIQLFLDYAENYNESEVPDPYYGGARGFQFVLDLVEDASDGLLMRMD; this comes from the coding sequence ATGAATTATAACGAAATCAAAAGTGTGCTATTTGTCTGTATGGGCAATATTTGCCGCTCTCCCAGTGCCGAAGCGGTATTCAAACATAAAATCAGGACCTTAGGTAAATCTTTAGTTGTAGACTCCGCCGGAACCGTAGGTGCGCATGCCAGGGAAAAACCCGATCAGCGGGCACAAAAGGCCGGCAAGTTACGCGGATATTCTTTTGACAAAATGCGGGCCCGTAAAGTTACCGAGCAGGATTTTGAGAATTTTGATTTGGTATTGGCGATGGATAAGCAAAATGTTGCGGCACTTGAGCGTATGGCGCCCAGGCATCTGCATCATAAAATTCAGCTGTTTCTGGATTATGCGGAAAACTATAACGAGTCGGAAGTACCGGATCCTTATTATGGCGGTGCCAGGGGCTTCCAGTTCGTGCTGGATTTGGTGGAAGATGCCAGCGACGGTTTGCTGATGCGCATGGATTAG
- a CDS encoding FliG C-terminal domain-containing protein yields MASLRQARGSMIAIDGVKIAAAILNCLSQKQGEAMLGALQAKDMLLAEKIQSQLFVFDDFADIDDSSMQTLITKLPHGILPLALRGITGVCLQKFLANMSARAAGLLKDELDNAPPRAISDIAKARKAVIDLARQLEAAGEIILANDGQYI; encoded by the coding sequence ATGGCGTCTTTACGGCAAGCTCGCGGCAGTATGATTGCTATTGACGGGGTTAAAATAGCTGCGGCTATCCTGAACTGTTTATCGCAAAAGCAGGGGGAAGCTATGCTTGGTGCCTTGCAGGCAAAAGATATGTTGCTGGCGGAAAAAATCCAGTCGCAGTTGTTTGTTTTTGATGATTTTGCTGATATTGACGATAGCAGTATGCAAACCTTAATAACTAAGCTTCCTCACGGAATTTTGCCTCTGGCTTTGCGCGGCATAACCGGTGTTTGTCTGCAAAAGTTTTTAGCCAATATGTCGGCCAGGGCTGCAGGCCTTTTAAAGGATGAGTTGGACAATGCACCGCCCAGGGCTATATCTGATATTGCAAAGGCGCGTAAAGCCGTGATTGATCTTGCCCGGCAGTTGGAAGCCGCGGGTGAAATCATACTGGCAAATGACGGGCAATATATCTAA
- the ppsA gene encoding phosphoenolpyruvate synthase has protein sequence MQENVLWYENLGMGDVDRVGGKNASLGEMISNLANVGVQVPGGFATTAYAFNEFLEQSGLNDKIYQLLDTLDVEDVNALAKCGETIRQWIIDTPFLPQMQHDIEQAYGQLAAGFDDDASFAVRSSATAEDMPDASFAGQQETFLNVRGLDAVMVAIKHVFASLFNDRAISYRVHQGYDHRGVALSAGIQRMVRSDIAASGVMFSIDTESGFEDVVFITSSYGLGEMVVQGAVNPDEFYVHKPTLAKGNKAVVRRNIGSKAIKMVYSADQSHGKQVEIVDNEPEVANQFSLSDDEVQQLAKQAVIIEQHYKRPMDIEWAKDGLDGKLYIVQARPETVRSRENANVMEQFQLQETAAVICEGRSIGTKIGSGEAKVLASLAEMDKIQPGDVLVTDMTDPDWEPIMKRASAIVTNRGGRTCHAAIIAREMGIPAVVGCGDATSKIKAGDKITVSCAEGDTGYIYQGKLEYKVTTSKVDEMPELPLKIMMNVGNPDRAFAFAKLPHAGIGLARLEFIINKMIGVHPKALINYDTQSVDLKEEIDDIIAGYESPVEFYIAKLTEGIATLAAAYSPEKVIVRMSDFKSNEYANLVGGEEYEPDEENPMIGYRGASRYISEDFRECFALECEAIKRVRNDMGLTNVEVMIPFVRTLEEAKAVIDILAEHGLKRGENGLRVIMMCELPSNALLADQFLDYFDGFSIGSNDLTQLTLGLDRDSGLIAHLFDERNPAIKLLLEMAIKACKARGKYVGICGQGPSDHADFAAWLVEQGIDSVSLNPDTVLPTWLYLAEQHGK, from the coding sequence GTGCAAGAAAACGTACTTTGGTATGAAAACCTGGGCATGGGTGATGTTGACCGCGTAGGCGGCAAGAATGCATCACTTGGTGAAATGATTTCAAATCTTGCAAATGTTGGTGTGCAGGTACCCGGTGGTTTCGCTACCACGGCGTACGCATTTAACGAATTCCTCGAACAAAGCGGACTTAATGATAAAATTTACCAGTTACTCGACACGTTAGATGTCGAGGATGTCAATGCCCTGGCCAAGTGTGGTGAAACCATACGCCAATGGATCATCGACACGCCTTTTCTTCCACAAATGCAGCATGATATCGAACAGGCTTACGGGCAATTAGCCGCCGGTTTCGATGACGATGCCTCCTTTGCGGTGCGCTCTTCCGCCACCGCCGAAGATATGCCCGATGCTTCTTTTGCCGGGCAGCAGGAAACTTTCCTGAACGTACGTGGCCTGGACGCCGTCATGGTGGCGATCAAGCACGTATTTGCCTCCCTGTTTAACGATCGCGCCATTTCCTACCGGGTACACCAGGGTTACGACCACCGCGGTGTTGCCCTTTCTGCCGGTATCCAGCGTATGGTGCGCAGTGACATTGCCGCCTCCGGGGTCATGTTCTCTATCGATACCGAGTCCGGTTTTGAAGACGTAGTCTTTATCACTTCCAGCTACGGTCTGGGTGAAATGGTGGTGCAGGGGGCGGTCAACCCCGATGAATTTTATGTACACAAGCCGACCTTAGCCAAGGGCAACAAGGCCGTGGTGCGCCGTAATATTGGCAGCAAAGCCATTAAAATGGTGTACTCGGCGGATCAGAGCCACGGCAAGCAGGTGGAAATTGTTGATAATGAGCCTGAAGTTGCCAACCAGTTCTCTCTGAGCGACGATGAAGTGCAGCAGCTGGCCAAACAGGCGGTGATCATCGAGCAGCACTATAAACGTCCTATGGATATCGAATGGGCCAAAGACGGCCTGGACGGCAAGTTATACATAGTACAGGCGCGCCCGGAAACGGTACGCAGCCGTGAAAACGCCAATGTAATGGAACAGTTCCAGTTACAGGAAACGGCGGCCGTGATTTGTGAAGGCCGCTCTATCGGCACCAAAATCGGCAGCGGTGAAGCGAAAGTCTTGGCTTCCCTGGCGGAAATGGACAAGATCCAGCCGGGTGACGTGCTGGTGACCGATATGACAGACCCCGACTGGGAGCCTATCATGAAGCGTGCTTCTGCCATAGTCACCAACCGCGGCGGCCGTACCTGTCACGCCGCTATCATCGCCCGCGAAATGGGTATTCCGGCCGTAGTCGGATGTGGTGATGCCACCAGTAAGATCAAGGCCGGTGACAAGATCACCGTTTCCTGTGCCGAAGGGGATACAGGTTATATCTACCAGGGCAAACTGGAATATAAGGTCACCACGTCAAAAGTGGATGAAATGCCTGAGTTGCCGCTGAAAATCATGATGAATGTCGGTAACCCGGATCGTGCGTTTGCCTTTGCCAAACTGCCCCATGCCGGTATCGGTCTTGCGCGTCTGGAGTTTATCATCAACAAGATGATAGGCGTGCACCCCAAGGCATTGATCAACTACGACACCCAGAGTGTGGATTTGAAGGAAGAAATCGACGATATCATCGCCGGTTACGAAAGCCCGGTGGAGTTTTATATCGCCAAGCTTACCGAAGGTATCGCAACCTTGGCGGCAGCTTATTCGCCGGAAAAAGTTATCGTCCGTATGTCTGACTTTAAATCCAACGAATACGCCAACCTGGTGGGCGGTGAAGAATACGAGCCGGATGAAGAAAACCCGATGATCGGCTACCGCGGCGCCTCCCGTTATATCTCGGAAGACTTCCGTGAGTGTTTCGCCCTGGAATGTGAAGCCATCAAGCGGGTACGTAACGACATGGGCCTGACCAATGTCGAGGTGATGATCCCGTTTGTACGGACTTTGGAGGAAGCGAAAGCGGTTATCGATATCCTGGCGGAGCACGGCTTAAAACGCGGCGAAAACGGCCTGCGGGTGATCATGATGTGTGAATTGCCGTCTAATGCCTTGCTGGCGGATCAGTTCCTGGATTATTTCGACGGCTTCTCTATCGGCTCCAACGATTTGACCCAGCTGACTTTAGGCCTGGACAGGGATTCCGGCCTGATTGCCCATTTATTTGACGAGCGTAACCCGGCGATTAAACTCCTGCTGGAAATGGCCATTAAAGCCTGTAAGGCCAGAGGCAAGTATGTAGGCATTTGCGGCCAGGGGCCTTCGGATCATGCCGACTTTGCCGCCTGGCTGGTGGAGCAGGGCATAGACAGTGTTTCCCTGAACCCGGATACGGTACTGCCAACCTGGTTATACCTGGCAGAGCAACACGGTAAATAG
- a CDS encoding DUF4255 domain-containing protein: MIDKCMDVLKTQIHQYLKSLPDLNVTSNETVAVSPLVKEDGAVVIPKDQLGLTLINIEEEKVNKAQNAVKKSADGQVMYRNPEIKINLYILVAANFNDYETGLKFLSAAMSFFQAKNVFLHSNTPDLDPKIEKLIIDLHTMGLEQQNHLWGYLGAKYLPSICYKVRMLIIQEELVSSEQAGVSKFALEGSGI, from the coding sequence ATGATCGATAAATGCATGGATGTATTAAAAACCCAAATCCATCAGTATTTAAAATCACTCCCCGATCTCAATGTCACCAGCAATGAAACCGTAGCCGTCAGCCCTCTGGTGAAAGAAGACGGCGCCGTAGTGATCCCGAAAGACCAGCTGGGATTAACCCTGATCAATATCGAAGAAGAAAAAGTCAACAAGGCACAAAACGCCGTGAAAAAGTCTGCCGATGGCCAGGTGATGTACCGTAACCCGGAAATCAAGATTAACCTCTATATCCTAGTCGCGGCTAACTTCAACGACTATGAAACCGGACTGAAATTCCTCTCGGCGGCCATGAGCTTTTTCCAGGCGAAAAACGTGTTCCTTCACAGCAACACTCCGGATCTCGATCCGAAAATAGAAAAGCTGATTATCGACCTGCATACCATGGGACTGGAGCAGCAAAACCACCTCTGGGGTTATCTCGGCGCCAAGTACCTGCCGTCCATCTGCTATAAAGTGCGCATGCTGATCATCCAGGAAGAGTTGGTAAGCAGCGAGCAGGCGGGCGTCAGCAAATTCGCGCTTGAAGGGAGTGGCATCTGA
- a CDS encoding Ig-like domain-containing protein yields MTFKAIVAALSCSLFINSAANALPATEFAEPIMLNPHMAIVGDSSGFSEFIELNSTTYLTSLSISQYDTVIQPLEEPATLKALIDAYGRENITISIASPASKGQAKIIGNADFQFSSEIAGDDKVILCYSAFGSLLGNIIIDISVASNIENKPNQLPVVKDIAYESPYGQAITFDPSSNDYDPDGDKISVMLEPFQNHVTHGTLSQNGNLLTFTPYNDGFSGGQIIYYRARDSRGAISKEWRRAIIYVRQPSGMPLPVVNTDSARLSKGETVIIDPLANDIGVEGYNLNVAMWSQQKVFKVVNNKIKYTASEDFSGIVHLYYTLTDDNGKALKWSNGSIRYGLVYIAIHD; encoded by the coding sequence ATGACATTTAAAGCAATAGTGGCGGCGCTAAGCTGCTCATTATTTATCAACAGCGCCGCCAATGCGCTGCCGGCAACCGAGTTTGCCGAGCCGATAATGCTAAATCCGCACATGGCCATAGTCGGTGACTCAAGCGGGTTTAGCGAATTTATCGAGTTAAACTCCACCACTTATCTGACATCATTATCCATCTCCCAATACGACACCGTTATTCAGCCGCTTGAAGAACCGGCGACACTCAAGGCTTTAATCGACGCCTATGGCCGTGAAAATATTACTATTAGCATTGCTAGCCCCGCCAGCAAGGGCCAGGCGAAAATCATCGGCAACGCAGATTTTCAGTTTTCATCTGAGATTGCCGGCGATGACAAGGTCATCCTCTGCTACAGTGCCTTTGGTTCGTTACTGGGCAATATCATTATCGACATCTCTGTGGCAAGCAATATCGAAAACAAACCCAACCAATTGCCTGTGGTCAAGGATATCGCCTATGAGTCACCTTATGGCCAGGCCATAACCTTTGATCCCAGCAGCAACGATTATGATCCCGACGGCGATAAAATATCTGTGATGCTGGAACCCTTCCAAAACCATGTGACACACGGTACGCTGAGCCAGAACGGCAACCTACTTACCTTTACCCCATATAATGACGGCTTTTCCGGCGGACAGATCATTTATTACCGGGCACGTGACAGCCGCGGCGCTATTTCCAAAGAATGGCGCAGGGCTATCATTTATGTGCGCCAGCCAAGTGGAATGCCCTTACCTGTGGTCAATACCGACAGCGCCAGGCTGAGCAAAGGCGAGACAGTGATCATAGACCCCCTGGCTAATGACATCGGGGTTGAGGGCTATAACTTGAACGTGGCCATGTGGAGCCAGCAAAAAGTCTTTAAAGTGGTTAATAATAAAATCAAATACACCGCCAGTGAGGATTTCAGCGGTATCGTCCATCTATATTACACCCTCACCGACGATAACGGCAAAGCATTGAAATGGTCAAACGGCAGTATCAGGTACGGCCTGGTTTATATCGCCATACATGATTAA
- a CDS encoding DUF5908 family protein, with translation MPVEIRELVIKAYIEGTGEESPSSSAMDKEEIVSDCMEQISELLKEKLER, from the coding sequence ATGCCGGTAGAAATCAGGGAGCTGGTGATCAAGGCCTATATCGAAGGCACGGGGGAAGAAAGCCCCTCAAGCAGCGCCATGGACAAGGAAGAAATCGTCAGCGACTGCATGGAGCAAATCAGTGAGCTGCTTAAGGAAAAACTGGAAAGATAA
- a CDS encoding 3-deoxy-7-phosphoheptulonate synthase: MTIKTDELRTTLIENLVSPAELARQIPLTPEDANFILESRKEIEAIIKGEDNRLLVIIGPCSIHDPVAAIEYAQKLKQLHDKYRDQLLIVMRVYFEKPRTTVGWKGLISDPDLDKSFKVAKGLNLARNLLVAINQMGLPAGTEFLDMVTGQYISDLIAWGAIGARTTESQVHRELASALSCPVGFKNGTDGNVKIAVDAIKASSVPHVLYSPDKSGQMCIYQTHGNPHAHVILRGGKAPNYHEADINAASKSLSSADLPQRIMVDCSHGNSNKDHTRQIHVAESLAQQVKQGNTSIFGVMVESFIVEGKQDVIIDQALTYGQSITDACIDLDTSEKLLEILAQAVEHRKN; this comes from the coding sequence ATGACCATCAAAACAGACGAATTACGCACGACACTCATTGAAAATTTAGTGTCTCCTGCCGAACTTGCCCGGCAGATCCCTCTAACGCCCGAAGACGCCAATTTTATCCTTGAAAGCAGAAAAGAAATTGAAGCCATTATCAAAGGTGAAGATAACCGCCTGCTGGTGATCATCGGCCCCTGCTCCATTCACGATCCCGTGGCCGCCATTGAATATGCGCAAAAGCTTAAACAGCTGCACGACAAATACCGGGATCAACTGCTGATCGTAATGCGGGTATATTTTGAAAAGCCCCGTACAACCGTGGGTTGGAAAGGACTGATCAGCGATCCCGATCTGGACAAATCCTTTAAGGTTGCCAAAGGCTTAAACCTCGCCCGCAACCTGCTGGTGGCCATCAACCAGATGGGCCTGCCGGCAGGCACCGAGTTTTTGGATATGGTAACCGGTCAGTATATTTCCGATCTGATCGCCTGGGGCGCTATCGGCGCCAGAACCACAGAAAGCCAGGTGCACAGGGAGCTGGCTTCAGCCCTGTCCTGCCCGGTGGGCTTTAAAAACGGTACCGACGGCAATGTGAAGATCGCTGTCGATGCCATCAAGGCTTCCAGCGTCCCCCACGTGCTCTATTCCCCCGATAAAAGCGGCCAGATGTGTATTTACCAGACCCACGGCAACCCCCATGCCCATGTGATCTTACGCGGCGGCAAGGCGCCTAACTATCATGAAGCCGACATTAATGCCGCCTCAAAGAGCTTAAGCAGTGCCGATTTACCGCAACGCATCATGGTCGATTGCAGCCACGGCAACAGCAATAAAGATCATACCCGGCAGATACATGTTGCCGAATCGCTGGCACAACAGGTAAAACAGGGGAATACCTCAATTTTTGGTGTTATGGTGGAAAGCTTTATTGTCGAAGGTAAGCAGGACGTGATTATCGACCAGGCTTTAACCTATGGCCAAAGTATTACCGATGCCTGTATCGATTTAGACACCAGTGAAAAACTGCTGGAGATACTGGCACAGGCGGTTGAACACCGTAAAAACTAA
- a CDS encoding phage tail sheath C-terminal domain-containing protein yields MASYKTPDVYVEEISIFPPSVAQVETAIPAFIGYTQKAKRNTERDLLLKPTEISSLPDYNLLFGEAPPINVDSISLDENYAVADSKMTSKFYMYDAIRLFFKNGGGKCYIVSVGVYEDHSDGPVRTDFDDGLAALKKHDEPTMILFPDAVNLDAGNFYGLQKQALVQCKDLQDRVGVFDLQEPIDPDDTYDWKTLVYEAFRNNIGMNNLKYGAVYTPWLKTNLPISVHYRDIRGKVKRAGIELSMKGLVPDPEVDTTVDNLEQAVDDKDSVDAGIKTLRGDEATLNKKFTKLLDEYKKNSTVNNYKALYNFIYDLALQVDNWYVGGAALKNPLMITQISNLVKDSLKNSLSKLISYDIAADAALTSSYNLYAVAKYEVMDTDDWGKIFKTTPPAAADANAVFGAGSNTAKQLNSLSKITEVFGEVIVAYTEITSAAKKHETTQNDALYDSHPIYKNIVRAVGESLTTVPPSGAMAGIYAMVDSTRGVWKAPANVSVNGVVGLNRQIDFFDQETLNVDVNSGKSINCIRAFTGRGMMVWGARTLAGNDNEWRYISVRRFFNMVEESVKKSTYWAVFEPNDANTWIKVKAMIENFLTLQWRDGALQGATTKQAFFVNVGLGTTMTAMDILEGRMIVEIGMAVVRPAEFIILRFSHKMPEA; encoded by the coding sequence ATGGCAAGTTACAAAACCCCAGATGTTTATGTTGAAGAAATATCAATTTTTCCGCCCTCGGTTGCGCAAGTTGAAACGGCAATCCCGGCGTTTATCGGTTACACCCAAAAGGCAAAACGAAATACCGAGCGGGACTTATTGCTGAAACCCACGGAAATCAGCTCTTTGCCCGACTACAACCTGCTCTTTGGCGAAGCGCCCCCCATCAATGTAGACAGCATCAGCCTGGACGAAAACTACGCGGTCGCAGACAGCAAGATGACCTCAAAATTTTACATGTACGATGCCATCCGCCTGTTCTTCAAAAACGGCGGCGGCAAATGTTATATCGTCTCGGTCGGGGTTTATGAAGATCACAGCGACGGCCCGGTCAGGACAGATTTTGACGACGGTCTGGCGGCGTTGAAAAAGCATGACGAGCCCACCATGATCCTCTTCCCCGACGCCGTTAACCTGGATGCAGGCAATTTTTACGGCCTGCAAAAACAGGCGCTGGTGCAATGTAAAGACCTGCAGGACAGGGTCGGTGTTTTCGATTTACAGGAGCCGATAGACCCCGACGATACCTACGACTGGAAAACCCTGGTCTATGAAGCCTTCAGAAACAACATCGGCATGAACAACCTCAAATACGGCGCTGTCTACACCCCCTGGTTAAAAACCAATTTGCCAATTTCGGTGCATTACCGGGATATCCGCGGCAAGGTAAAACGCGCCGGTATCGAGCTTTCCATGAAGGGCCTGGTGCCAGATCCGGAAGTCGATACCACGGTGGACAACCTGGAGCAGGCGGTAGATGACAAAGACAGCGTAGATGCAGGCATTAAAACCTTAAGGGGCGACGAGGCAACCCTGAATAAGAAATTCACCAAACTGCTGGATGAATATAAGAAAAACAGCACGGTCAATAACTACAAAGCCCTGTACAACTTTATCTATGATCTCGCCCTGCAGGTGGACAACTGGTATGTCGGCGGCGCAGCCCTGAAAAACCCGCTTATGATCACCCAGATCAGTAACCTGGTGAAAGACTCCCTGAAAAACAGTTTATCCAAACTCATCTCATACGATATCGCCGCCGATGCCGCATTAACCTCCAGCTATAACCTCTATGCGGTGGCCAAATACGAAGTCATGGACACCGACGACTGGGGCAAAATTTTTAAAACCACACCGCCGGCCGCGGCGGATGCCAACGCGGTATTCGGCGCCGGCAGCAATACCGCCAAGCAATTAAACAGCCTAAGTAAAATAACCGAAGTTTTCGGCGAAGTCATAGTCGCCTACACGGAAATCACCAGCGCCGCGAAAAAGCATGAAACCACCCAGAATGATGCCCTGTACGACTCCCACCCCATCTATAAAAACATCGTCCGCGCCGTGGGCGAGTCCCTGACCACAGTGCCGCCAAGCGGCGCCATGGCGGGCATTTATGCCATGGTGGACTCTACCCGGGGCGTGTGGAAAGCCCCCGCCAATGTCAGCGTCAACGGCGTGGTGGGCCTGAACCGGCAAATCGACTTTTTCGACCAGGAAACCCTGAATGTCGATGTCAACAGCGGCAAGTCCATCAACTGTATCCGCGCCTTTACCGGCCGCGGCATGATGGTCTGGGGGGCAAGAACCCTGGCGGGTAACGACAACGAATGGCGCTACATTTCCGTACGGCGCTTCTTCAACATGGTGGAAGAGTCGGTGAAAAAATCCACCTACTGGGCGGTGTTCGAACCAAACGACGCCAATACCTGGATCAAGGTCAAGGCCATGATAGAGAATTTTCTCACCCTGCAATGGCGCGACGGTGCCCTGCAGGGCGCCACCACCAAGCAGGCATTTTTCGTCAATGTCGGTTTAGGCACCACCATGACCGCCATGGACATACTCGAAGGCCGCATGATAGTGGAAATCGGCATGGCGGTGGTAAGGCCGGCCGAATTTATTATTTTACGCTTCTCCCACAAGATGCCGGAAGCTTAA
- the ppsR gene encoding pyruvate, water dikinase regulatory protein → MRAAFYISDGTAITSEVFGHALLSLFPTEFEHFTIPFVETHEKAESVKQEINKTFRRTGEPPLVFHTFVNPEIREIIDSCDGIIYNFLEHFVAPLEQQLQLEAKPKAHRTHSIHENNYDYRIDAVNYALANDDGSNVSNYEHADVILVGVSRSGKTPSSLYLALQYGVKAANYPFTDDDMDELKLPDFLKKNKSKLFGLTIDPQRLMEIRDGRMANSKYASARQCRMEIREVEKLYKKEKIPFLNTTKLSVEEITAKILSATGLQRHKY, encoded by the coding sequence ATGCGTGCAGCTTTTTATATTTCAGACGGTACGGCGATCACCTCGGAAGTCTTCGGACATGCCTTATTATCCTTGTTTCCTACCGAATTTGAGCATTTCACCATTCCCTTTGTGGAAACCCATGAAAAAGCAGAATCGGTAAAACAGGAAATCAATAAAACCTTCAGGCGCACCGGCGAGCCACCGCTGGTATTCCATACCTTTGTAAATCCTGAAATCAGAGAAATTATAGACAGTTGCGACGGGATTATTTATAACTTTTTGGAGCATTTTGTTGCGCCGTTAGAACAGCAGCTGCAGCTGGAAGCCAAACCTAAGGCCCATCGCACCCACAGTATCCATGAAAACAACTATGACTACCGCATCGACGCCGTCAACTACGCCCTGGCCAACGACGACGGCTCCAATGTCAGCAACTACGAACATGCCGATGTTATCCTGGTAGGGGTTTCCCGCTCGGGTAAAACCCCAAGCTCGCTGTATCTGGCGCTGCAATACGGGGTCAAAGCCGCCAACTACCCCTTTACCGACGATGATATGGACGAGCTTAAGCTGCCGGACTTCCTCAAGAAAAACAAAAGTAAACTGTTTGGCCTCACCATAGATCCCCAGCGGCTGATGGAAATCCGCGACGGGCGCATGGCCAACAGCAAATATGCCTCGGCGCGCCAGTGCCGCATGGAAATCCGGGAAGTGGAAAAACTCTACAAAAAAGAAAAAATCCCGTTTTTAAATACCACCAAATTATCGGTAGAAGAAATTACCGCGAAAATACTTTCCGCCACCGGATTGCAACGGCATAAATATTAA
- a CDS encoding phage tail protein: MAAYYPPAGFHFRVEFEFLSGDTQDIHFQEVSGLAAEITTEELVEGGENRFNHRLPTRAKYANLVLKRGLLTDSKLIDWITHAVENLEANPGVAGQEPTSVYVTLLNEEQKPVADTYSFVRAWPVKWSVSDFKAMDNSLVIETLELSYQYFTKKKLQ, translated from the coding sequence ATGGCTGCCTATTATCCGCCCGCCGGGTTTCATTTTCGCGTGGAATTCGAATTTTTATCCGGCGACACCCAGGACATACATTTTCAGGAAGTATCCGGCCTGGCGGCGGAAATTACCACGGAAGAGCTGGTGGAGGGAGGCGAGAACCGCTTTAACCACCGCCTGCCCACCCGGGCCAAATACGCCAACCTGGTGTTAAAGCGGGGGCTGTTGACCGATTCCAAGCTTATCGACTGGATCACCCATGCCGTGGAAAACCTGGAAGCCAATCCCGGGGTTGCCGGGCAGGAGCCGACCTCGGTTTATGTCACCCTGCTCAATGAAGAACAAAAGCCGGTGGCGGATACCTACAGCTTTGTCCGCGCCTGGCCGGTGAAGTGGTCGGTATCGGACTTTAAAGCCATGGACAATTCCCTGGTGATAGAAACGCTGGAGCTGAGTTACCAGTACTTTACCAAGAAGAAATTGCAATGA
- a CDS encoding phage tail protein, whose product MADYPLAAFHYQVEWGGEKMSFSEVSGLNMEIQVIEYRAGDEPQSEARKRPGIAKYGNITMKKGILAADNKFFEWLDATPANKLADRKDIIISLLNEAHEPVMVWKAINAFPVKVEGPGLKSTGNEVAIESIEVAIEKLTIENG is encoded by the coding sequence ATGGCCGACTATCCATTAGCCGCATTTCACTACCAGGTAGAATGGGGTGGTGAAAAAATGTCTTTCTCCGAAGTTTCGGGACTGAACATGGAAATACAAGTGATCGAATACCGCGCCGGCGACGAACCCCAGAGTGAAGCCAGGAAAAGACCAGGCATTGCCAAATACGGCAATATCACCATGAAAAAAGGCATTCTCGCCGCCGACAACAAGTTTTTTGAATGGCTCGACGCCACCCCCGCCAACAAGCTGGCGGACCGCAAAGACATCATCATCTCCCTGCTCAACGAAGCCCATGAGCCGGTGATGGTGTGGAAGGCCATCAATGCCTTCCCGGTGAAAGTCGAAGGCCCGGGGCTGAAATCTACCGGCAACGAAGTGGCGATAGAGTCCATTGAAGTGGCCATAGAAAAACTGACCATAGAAAACGGATAA